A single genomic interval of Chitinophaga sp. 180180018-3 harbors:
- a CDS encoding helix-turn-helix domain-containing protein, producing the protein MRKDHQTKNRMLQIGILLIRHYKLLSLAAITDVLETVNKIYHNGQQAAPFHINLVYTKEMAHLTAAFPGYASQSIDEAGNFGLVLIPSFTTENLAASVAANKDYLPWLRQQYQNGAELASFCTGAFLLGASGLLDGKIATTHVDACKEFNRAYPAVTLMPDKIVTHDTRIYTSGGATSTFHLLLHLLEGYCGIEIAVRTAKIFAVDMGRDRQWYFSTFQPVRNHHDDLVATAQLKIESCYQDVATIEEMIKDIPSSRRNIVRRFKQVTGVTPIEYLQHTRIEAAKKLLEQTGQQMAEVIYNSGYNDPKAFRKVFRKTVGMTPSEYREKFNTVR; encoded by the coding sequence TTGAGAAAAGATCACCAAACAAAAAACCGTATGTTACAGATAGGTATTCTGCTTATCCGGCATTACAAGCTTTTAAGTCTGGCCGCTATCACAGACGTGCTTGAAACAGTCAATAAAATTTACCATAACGGGCAGCAGGCAGCTCCGTTCCACATTAACCTGGTTTATACCAAAGAGATGGCGCACCTGACAGCGGCATTTCCCGGATATGCCTCACAATCTATTGATGAAGCGGGCAATTTTGGCCTGGTGCTCATCCCCTCATTTACGACTGAAAATCTTGCTGCGTCTGTTGCTGCCAACAAGGACTATCTGCCCTGGTTGCGTCAGCAGTACCAAAACGGCGCTGAGCTGGCGAGCTTCTGCACTGGTGCATTTTTACTCGGTGCATCAGGACTTCTTGACGGAAAAATTGCCACCACCCATGTGGATGCATGCAAGGAATTCAACCGTGCCTACCCTGCTGTAACACTAATGCCTGATAAGATCGTTACGCACGATACCCGCATCTATACCAGCGGAGGCGCTACCTCTACGTTCCATCTGTTGCTGCATCTGCTGGAAGGCTATTGCGGAATAGAAATAGCCGTGAGAACAGCAAAGATATTTGCCGTAGATATGGGGCGCGACCGGCAATGGTATTTCAGCACGTTCCAGCCAGTCCGCAATCACCACGACGACCTGGTGGCCACTGCCCAGCTTAAAATCGAATCCTGCTACCAGGACGTTGCCACCATCGAAGAAATGATCAAAGACATTCCTTCCAGCCGCCGGAATATTGTAAGAAGATTTAAACAGGTAACCGGTGTCACCCCTATCGAATATCTGCAACACACCCGCATAGAAGCGGCCAAGAAATTACTGGAACAAACCGGACAGCAGATGGCCGAAGTAATCTACAACTCCGGTTATAACGACCCCAAAGCATTCCGAAAAGTGTTCCGTAAAACAGTAGGCATGACACCCTCGGAATACCGGGAGAAGTTTAATACCGTGAGATGA
- a CDS encoding LysR family transcriptional regulator yields MMLNFEWLRTFKTIFETGSLTTTARDLYISQSGVSLHLNSLEAFAGYKLFDRAPRKMVPTERAKVLYNFTIDAINRLEAAEQHFHKSGDANKATITIGMCLETFQFTLEQHIASLPFNVNIRFGEYPDMQQELDNGLLDLIVTPQKGSQANLEYTPFSRERIVLIAGGKQDCREFNKLLHADRIADAEAWLKQQIWYSSAADTESLRKFWRLNFSHHPDFKPNYIVPNKCSIVRCLSNGKGFAVIPDFLCRQEILTGKVKLVWEGNDIIENTLYFGKRKKTMFAEEISRIEGLFKEQAEQVA; encoded by the coding sequence ATGATGCTTAATTTTGAGTGGCTGCGAACATTTAAAACGATTTTTGAGACAGGATCACTGACAACTACTGCCAGGGATCTGTATATCTCTCAGTCGGGGGTAAGCTTGCACCTGAATTCGCTGGAAGCATTTGCAGGCTATAAACTATTCGACCGGGCGCCGCGTAAAATGGTGCCCACTGAAAGGGCGAAGGTCTTATATAATTTCACGATCGATGCCATTAACCGGTTGGAAGCAGCAGAGCAGCATTTTCATAAAAGCGGGGATGCCAATAAAGCTACCATCACCATTGGTATGTGCCTCGAAACATTCCAGTTTACATTGGAGCAACATATCGCTTCACTGCCGTTTAACGTCAATATCAGGTTCGGGGAATATCCTGATATGCAGCAGGAGCTGGATAATGGACTGCTCGATCTGATCGTTACGCCGCAGAAAGGCAGTCAGGCTAACCTGGAGTACACACCTTTTTCGCGGGAAAGGATTGTACTGATAGCAGGCGGGAAGCAGGATTGCCGGGAGTTCAATAAGCTCCTCCATGCGGACCGGATCGCGGACGCAGAGGCCTGGCTGAAGCAACAGATCTGGTACAGCTCAGCCGCCGATACGGAGAGCCTCCGCAAATTCTGGCGTCTTAACTTCAGTCATCATCCCGATTTTAAGCCCAATTATATTGTGCCCAATAAATGCTCTATTGTTCGCTGCCTGAGCAATGGCAAAGGGTTTGCCGTTATCCCTGATTTTCTCTGCCGCCAGGAGATCCTTACAGGAAAAGTAAAATTAGTTTGGGAAGGAAATGATATCATTGAGAATACCCTTTATTTCGGCAAGAGAAAGAAAACCATGTTTGCAGAAGAAATCAGCCGCATAGAAGGATTGTTTAAAGAACAGGCTGAGCAGGTGGCCTGA
- a CDS encoding TetR/AcrR family transcriptional regulator — translation MSTKERILATALRLFNEQGIDVITIRHIAKDMGISHSNIQYYFKNADEIIAAIYTNHINEMDELPVFSEQEFQSLKSLEESITAVMEHIYNYRFIYIHFVVIARRLPEVKKVYAKRFAIRREQFLLLFENYRRHGIVRDDIPEEVWENLVRMLYVIGDFWISANELTTGLKGKKAVAFYVKMVKDLFFPYLTEKGRKMV, via the coding sequence ATGAGTACCAAAGAAAGAATATTAGCAACGGCATTGCGACTGTTCAACGAGCAGGGCATAGATGTAATCACCATCCGGCACATTGCAAAAGACATGGGGATCAGCCATAGTAACATACAGTATTATTTCAAGAATGCGGATGAAATAATAGCGGCTATTTACACCAATCATATTAATGAGATGGATGAGCTGCCGGTGTTTTCAGAGCAGGAGTTTCAAAGCCTGAAATCCCTGGAAGAATCTATCACGGCAGTAATGGAGCATATCTACAATTATCGTTTTATATATATCCATTTCGTAGTAATCGCAAGGCGGTTGCCGGAGGTGAAGAAAGTATACGCAAAGCGGTTTGCGATAAGAAGGGAACAGTTCCTGTTGTTGTTTGAAAATTACCGCAGACATGGAATCGTACGGGACGATATTCCGGAAGAAGTGTGGGAGAACCTGGTGAGGATGCTGTATGTCATTGGTGATTTCTGGATATCAGCGAACGAGCTGACCACAGGATTGAAGGGTAAGAAAGCGGTCGCGTTTTATGTGAAGATGGTAAAGGACTTGTTTTTTCCATATCTGACAGAGAAGGGGAGGAAGATGGTATAA
- a CDS encoding mechanosensitive ion channel domain-containing protein — protein sequence MWNQFIENTDHLPDFLWNLILAGIAVVAGWLIKFLLAFFLRRSLNKQADFSLMHSTLLRLGQAFNYFLPLLLLNVAVPMMRLSPKYAYAVGKVAEIALTLSFAALLIGAIKVLEDYVYHTYDLKKSNNLRERKIRTQLQFIRKLSITVILALTACVILLSFDSMRKLGAGLLTGVGVGGIIIGFAAQKSLGNLLAGFQLAFTQPIRIDDVLVVEGEWGRVEEITLTYVVLNIWDQRKLILPINYFIEKPFQNWTRTGSEILGTAFFYLDYSVPVDQLRAEFERLLELSPLWDRRAKALQVTNTSERTVEVRTLMSAASSGNAFDLRCYIRENMVKYVREHHPDCLPKTRAYIEKTKNAGSV from the coding sequence ATGTGGAATCAATTTATAGAGAATACGGACCACCTGCCCGACTTCCTATGGAATCTGATACTGGCAGGCATTGCAGTCGTCGCAGGATGGCTGATTAAGTTTTTACTGGCATTTTTTTTACGCAGATCCCTGAACAAACAAGCGGATTTTTCATTGATGCACAGCACATTGCTGCGGCTCGGTCAGGCGTTTAACTATTTTTTGCCGTTGTTGCTGCTGAATGTGGCAGTGCCCATGATGCGCCTCAGTCCGAAGTATGCCTACGCAGTTGGTAAAGTCGCGGAAATTGCGCTCACGCTGTCTTTTGCAGCGCTGCTGATAGGCGCAATAAAGGTGCTGGAAGATTACGTATACCATACGTATGACCTGAAGAAATCGAACAACCTGAGGGAGCGGAAGATACGTACACAGTTACAGTTCATCCGTAAATTATCGATCACGGTGATACTGGCGCTTACCGCCTGTGTTATATTACTGAGTTTCGACAGTATGCGGAAATTGGGCGCCGGTTTACTGACAGGCGTAGGTGTTGGCGGTATCATTATCGGTTTTGCAGCGCAGAAGTCGCTGGGCAATCTGCTGGCGGGTTTTCAGCTGGCATTCACACAGCCTATCCGGATCGACGATGTACTGGTAGTGGAAGGAGAATGGGGACGTGTGGAAGAAATTACACTCACCTATGTGGTGTTAAATATCTGGGACCAGCGAAAACTGATATTACCGATTAATTATTTTATAGAGAAACCATTTCAGAACTGGACCCGCACGGGATCCGAAATCCTAGGAACAGCTTTCTTCTATCTCGATTACAGTGTTCCTGTAGACCAGCTGAGAGCGGAGTTCGAGCGATTGCTGGAGTTGTCGCCTTTGTGGGACAGGCGGGCCAAAGCCCTACAGGTCACCAATACCAGCGAGCGTACCGTTGAAGTACGAACCCTGATGAGCGCAGCCAGTTCCGGCAATGCCTTTGATTTGCGCTGCTACATACGGGAAAACATGGTCAAATATGTACGAGAGCATCACCCTGACTGTTTACCTAAAACCCGGGCGTATATTGAAAAAACAAAAAACGCCGGATCAGTTTAA
- a CDS encoding FAD-dependent monooxygenase, translating into MKAIIIGAGIGGLTTALALQQRGISFEIYEAAPELRPIGAGIWLGGNAMNVYERLGMADILKTNAVFLESVYIRDITGRLLQHVDNLEIKRLFGNGTHAIHRGTLQQILADAVKAPIHLGKRCKAVHGNVVLFEDGSTATGDLIIGADGIRSVVREQCVTQAQYRYSGQTCWRAIVDMTLPQAEQVSSGEVWSAKGGVRASYSQVGPNQVYLWVTKAMPAGNKFSNEEAYAFIKKQLADFSPQTQKVAERMRPEALIHGDLYDIKPISGWYKNNVVLLGDAAHATTPNLGQGASQAIEDAYILAACLATTGSLADAFSKYQQRRMHRAQRVVKMSWFLGRITAIQSRVGSMLRNCLIRSTPHSIARKQFNFLYGVDLNVE; encoded by the coding sequence ATGAAAGCGATCATCATAGGTGCAGGTATCGGTGGACTCACCACAGCTCTTGCATTACAGCAGCGGGGTATCAGTTTTGAGATCTATGAAGCAGCGCCGGAACTGAGGCCCATAGGCGCTGGTATCTGGCTCGGCGGCAATGCCATGAATGTATATGAAAGGCTGGGGATGGCGGATATACTCAAGACCAACGCTGTATTCCTCGAATCGGTTTACATCAGGGACATTACAGGCAGGTTGCTGCAGCATGTGGACAATCTCGAAATAAAGCGTTTATTCGGCAACGGTACTCATGCCATCCATCGGGGCACCCTGCAGCAGATCCTTGCCGATGCGGTGAAGGCGCCTATACATCTGGGCAAGCGATGTAAGGCGGTTCACGGTAATGTGGTACTGTTTGAAGATGGCAGTACGGCCACAGGTGATCTGATCATTGGTGCTGACGGCATCCGTTCTGTTGTCAGGGAGCAATGCGTTACGCAGGCGCAGTACCGCTATTCCGGACAAACCTGCTGGCGCGCCATTGTGGATATGACCCTCCCTCAGGCAGAACAGGTTAGCAGTGGCGAGGTTTGGAGTGCGAAGGGTGGTGTGCGTGCATCTTATTCACAGGTAGGCCCTAACCAGGTATATCTTTGGGTTACCAAAGCAATGCCTGCCGGCAATAAATTCAGTAATGAGGAAGCCTATGCTTTTATCAAAAAACAACTGGCAGACTTCAGTCCGCAGACGCAAAAGGTTGCGGAGCGCATGAGACCTGAAGCGCTTATTCATGGCGATTTATACGATATCAAACCCATCAGCGGATGGTATAAAAATAATGTGGTGTTATTGGGAGATGCTGCACACGCCACTACCCCCAACCTCGGACAGGGAGCAAGTCAGGCTATTGAAGACGCTTATATACTTGCTGCGTGTCTGGCTACCACCGGATCGCTGGCCGATGCGTTCAGTAAATACCAGCAGAGGCGGATGCATCGGGCGCAGCGGGTTGTGAAGATGTCGTGGTTCCTGGGCAGGATCACCGCTATTCAAAGCCGGGTCGGATCCATGCTGCGTAACTGTCTTATCCGTAGTACACCACACAGTATTGCACGCAAGCAGTTTAATTTCCTGTATGGAGTTGATCTGAATGTAGAGTAA
- a CDS encoding DinB family protein codes for METVSIRMRGILPLYDMQTSFYPKVLDGISDDDAHKRLETQANHVAWLAGSLVQQRFDTAGLLGVSDKSFADELFSNFQGIKNGQRYPSLETYKKDWEKITPLLREKLAQVTDEQLDRILQFPGMSMPLWDLLAFNSYREANCIGQIALWRRLLDYPAMKYM; via the coding sequence ATGGAAACTGTTAGTATCCGGATGCGCGGCATCCTTCCGCTGTATGATATGCAAACCAGTTTTTATCCGAAAGTACTGGATGGTATTTCTGATGATGATGCTCACAAGCGCCTGGAAACTCAGGCGAACCATGTTGCATGGCTGGCTGGCAGCCTTGTTCAGCAACGCTTTGATACAGCCGGATTACTCGGTGTGTCAGATAAATCATTTGCAGATGAACTATTCAGCAACTTTCAGGGCATAAAAAACGGCCAGCGTTATCCATCTCTCGAAACATATAAAAAAGACTGGGAAAAAATTACACCATTACTGAGAGAAAAACTGGCGCAGGTAACAGATGAACAACTGGATCGTATCCTGCAATTCCCCGGAATGAGTATGCCGTTATGGGATCTGCTGGCTTTTAACTCTTACCGGGAAGCCAATTGTATAGGCCAGATCGCGCTGTGGCGAAGATTGCTGGACTATCCGGCAATGAAATACATGTAA
- a CDS encoding MFS transporter, with the protein MKYDQQGAATAVLPARKGFPTALWALTISSFAIGTTEFVMVGILPTVAEKLGVSVSTAGLQVTLYALGVAIGGPILTALTHHMKRKPLLIALMGLFVLGHIAAALSPGFIFLLAARFISGFAHGVFIGTGATIASNLVPEDKRATAIAMMFSGITIAIIAGVPLGTFIGQHWGWRATFVGVAILGVVGLVANQLLLPDDIPNGTPVLLKEQLKVLKNPHILLVLAITAFGYGGTFVAFTYLATLLEKVTGFSSTYVSPLLLVYGVAIAIGNVVGGKVSNHRPATSLIIMFALQAAVLLIFTFTMHYRIPAVITLFAMGILSFSSVPGLQLYIVQLAEKYLPGTESVSSSLNIAAFNAGVAIGATTGGFVVDSSLGLSATPWVGALLVLAGLVLMIRSRKTAHL; encoded by the coding sequence ATGAAGTACGATCAACAGGGCGCGGCTACGGCTGTATTGCCCGCCAGGAAAGGTTTTCCCACAGCTTTATGGGCACTTACGATCAGTTCGTTTGCAATAGGCACCACCGAGTTTGTAATGGTGGGCATTTTACCAACCGTAGCGGAAAAGCTCGGTGTCAGCGTTTCTACGGCAGGATTACAGGTAACATTATACGCCCTGGGAGTAGCTATAGGCGGGCCTATATTAACCGCGCTCACCCATCATATGAAGCGGAAACCATTGCTCATCGCATTGATGGGATTATTTGTATTAGGCCATATAGCAGCTGCTCTCTCACCGGGATTTATTTTCCTGCTGGCAGCGCGTTTCATTTCCGGCTTTGCGCATGGCGTTTTCATCGGAACGGGCGCCACTATTGCCTCCAACCTGGTACCGGAAGATAAACGGGCTACTGCCATTGCCATGATGTTTTCGGGGATCACCATTGCGATCATCGCCGGAGTGCCATTGGGCACTTTCATCGGCCAGCATTGGGGCTGGAGAGCTACGTTTGTTGGCGTGGCGATACTGGGAGTTGTTGGTCTTGTTGCCAATCAGCTGTTATTACCCGACGATATCCCCAATGGCACACCGGTGTTACTGAAAGAACAGCTGAAAGTCTTGAAGAACCCGCATATCCTGCTGGTACTGGCTATCACAGCATTCGGCTACGGTGGTACATTTGTGGCATTTACTTACCTCGCCACCCTGCTGGAGAAAGTCACCGGTTTTTCCAGCACTTACGTAAGCCCGTTGCTGCTGGTATACGGCGTTGCCATTGCTATCGGGAATGTGGTGGGAGGTAAGGTCTCCAACCACCGGCCTGCAACATCGTTGATCATCATGTTTGCCTTACAGGCAGCAGTATTGCTGATCTTTACATTCACGATGCACTACAGGATACCGGCTGTTATTACACTTTTTGCGATGGGCATTCTGTCGTTTTCTTCCGTACCGGGCCTGCAACTCTACATTGTGCAACTGGCGGAGAAATATCTGCCAGGTACAGAATCAGTCAGTTCCTCACTTAATATCGCGGCCTTTAATGCAGGCGTAGCCATAGGCGCCACCACGGGTGGATTTGTGGTCGATTCTTCCCTGGGCCTGAGCGCTACCCCCTGGGTAGGCGCCCTGCTGGTGCTGGCGGGCCTCGTGCTTATGATACGCAGCCGTAAAACAGCTCATTTATAA
- a CDS encoding GNAT family N-acetyltransferase, whose translation MSLSQVTTIRKLAPGDNMPYDLLLLADPSVTMINAYLSLGEVYVMEKEKQVIGVYVLVKEGEDTEIRNIAVNQAWQGKGLGKILLQDAAQRARANGSRSLFIGTGNSSIAQLYLYQRQGFEISAVRKNYFTLHYDEPIYENGIQCKHMIVLEKTLN comes from the coding sequence ATGTCTCTCTCTCAGGTTACAACAATCAGAAAATTAGCCCCGGGCGATAACATGCCCTACGACCTCCTTTTATTGGCCGACCCTTCAGTTACCATGATCAATGCTTACCTCTCACTTGGCGAAGTATATGTAATGGAGAAAGAAAAACAAGTGATTGGCGTTTATGTACTGGTGAAGGAAGGGGAAGATACTGAAATAAGGAATATTGCCGTAAATCAGGCCTGGCAAGGGAAAGGACTGGGCAAAATCCTGCTCCAGGATGCAGCACAGAGGGCCAGGGCCAATGGAAGCAGAAGCCTCTTCATTGGCACCGGCAACTCCAGTATTGCACAGTTATACCTGTATCAGCGCCAGGGATTTGAAATCTCTGCTGTCAGAAAAAACTATTTCACACTGCATTATGATGAACCGATTTATGAAAACGGTATACAATGCAAGCACATGATTGTATTAGAGAAGACGTTAAACTGA
- a CDS encoding glycoside hydrolase family 2 TIM barrel-domain containing protein, with amino-acid sequence MMFRKSTISCLLLFSFLKLSAQESYELNSGWQCINTTQVKATGEQLSAPGYQLTGWMPATVPGTVLTTLLNNKQVPDPMYGMNNEKIPDIYHTGREHYTYWFVKDFSEKAGAGDAQVWLHFRGVNDGCDIFLNGHKVTPATHYGAYLRQSYNITPWLAKNGQNRLAVIVYPPQFPGNPNGGQGGDGTIAKNVGPQYTAGWDWIQPMRDRNTGIWDKVTIERTGAVRIKDPHVITRVPGKRIPGGSQAPALIQVSSELQNASAKSITGTLQYTLGGSTISKKVTLAPHATVNVQLPELSLQQPQLWWPAGYGPQHLYNLQLQFINNGKADDKENVEIGVREIQTYWNTHTNSREVAVNGQKIFIKGGNWITSDAMFRFSKERYDAEVRFHRDMNLNLIRIWGGSLTERPEFFEACDKYGLLVFQDFWISGDCNGRWQDPAKKEDQWTRRKYPDDHPLFLQNVTDQVKMLRNYPSLAFWCGGNEITPPADIFAAMKDSIIPSLDGTRYFFDYSNSDSMSYNVIGGNGDGPYGIQPVEHFWGSRTFPFNSEVGSVGTGDYESLERFLPAANLVPPDAQTGKPDAVWDYHKYIAYNNAVDPYGKTSDLREWANRVQMVNYDQYRALMEGFSAHMWDWYTGVIIWKTQNPWTALRGQMYDYYLDPNACLYGTRKGSTPLHVMCDPADGMVMIVNNTFSYARNLMLELKAYDMQGRDSLLTQVFVEAGPSTVQKYLSVKPVLDKLRDKSGIFFSLRLLDAEQRVVDENLYWLPDGKGNYSGLQQMPAAGVNVHAAQLNADSIAVTISNPAGSPVAFFNRISLVDAAQKKRILPVFYSDNYISVLPGEQRTIGISGVSAAGNKDAQIEVYGNNVKKQYITISH; translated from the coding sequence ATGATGTTCCGGAAATCGACAATCTCCTGCCTGCTACTTTTTTCTTTTCTGAAACTATCGGCACAGGAAAGTTATGAGCTTAACAGCGGATGGCAATGTATCAACACAACACAGGTAAAGGCAACAGGAGAACAGCTTTCGGCGCCGGGCTACCAGCTTACGGGCTGGATGCCGGCAACTGTGCCGGGTACCGTGCTAACTACCCTGCTTAACAACAAACAGGTGCCTGATCCCATGTATGGGATGAACAATGAGAAAATTCCGGATATCTATCATACCGGCAGAGAGCATTATACCTATTGGTTTGTAAAAGATTTTAGCGAGAAGGCAGGCGCCGGGGATGCACAGGTATGGTTACATTTCAGAGGTGTGAATGATGGCTGCGATATCTTCCTGAACGGACATAAGGTAACCCCGGCTACGCACTATGGCGCCTATCTGCGCCAGTCATATAATATCACGCCCTGGCTGGCGAAGAACGGCCAAAATCGCCTGGCTGTGATCGTATACCCACCACAGTTTCCCGGCAATCCCAACGGAGGCCAGGGAGGCGACGGTACCATCGCAAAGAACGTAGGCCCCCAGTACACCGCAGGGTGGGACTGGATACAGCCTATGCGCGACCGTAATACCGGTATCTGGGATAAGGTAACCATTGAGCGAACCGGTGCGGTACGTATCAAAGATCCGCATGTTATCACCCGGGTACCGGGCAAACGTATACCAGGCGGCTCTCAGGCGCCGGCGTTGATACAGGTTTCGTCCGAATTGCAGAACGCCAGTGCCAAAAGCATCACCGGTACCCTGCAATATACCCTGGGCGGCAGCACTATTTCCAAAAAAGTAACCCTGGCGCCGCATGCTACCGTTAACGTTCAGCTTCCGGAGTTGTCGCTGCAACAGCCGCAGCTGTGGTGGCCAGCCGGCTACGGCCCGCAGCATTTGTACAACCTGCAGCTGCAATTCATCAATAACGGAAAAGCAGATGATAAGGAGAATGTAGAAATAGGCGTACGGGAAATCCAAACCTACTGGAATACCCATACCAACAGCCGCGAAGTAGCAGTAAACGGCCAGAAGATATTTATCAAAGGTGGTAACTGGATCACGTCCGACGCCATGTTCCGCTTCAGCAAGGAAAGATATGATGCGGAAGTTCGCTTCCATCGCGATATGAACCTCAACCTGATCCGCATCTGGGGCGGTAGCCTCACCGAGCGGCCGGAGTTCTTTGAAGCATGCGATAAATACGGTCTGCTGGTATTCCAGGATTTCTGGATCTCCGGCGATTGTAACGGCCGCTGGCAGGACCCCGCCAAAAAAGAAGATCAGTGGACGCGTCGTAAGTACCCCGATGATCATCCTCTGTTCCTGCAAAATGTGACCGACCAGGTGAAGATGCTACGGAATTATCCTTCTCTCGCTTTCTGGTGCGGAGGAAATGAAATTACGCCTCCGGCTGATATTTTCGCGGCCATGAAAGATTCCATTATACCATCGCTGGATGGTACCCGCTATTTTTTCGATTACTCCAACTCAGATAGCATGTCGTATAATGTTATCGGCGGAAACGGCGATGGCCCCTACGGTATACAGCCTGTAGAACATTTCTGGGGTTCCCGTACCTTCCCGTTCAATTCGGAAGTAGGCTCCGTTGGTACCGGCGATTATGAATCACTGGAACGCTTCCTGCCTGCTGCTAATCTGGTACCTCCGGATGCACAGACCGGCAAACCGGATGCTGTCTGGGATTATCACAAATACATCGCTTACAATAACGCGGTAGATCCGTACGGTAAAACCAGCGATCTGAGAGAATGGGCGAACAGGGTGCAAATGGTCAACTATGATCAATACCGCGCCCTGATGGAGGGTTTCAGCGCACATATGTGGGACTGGTACACCGGCGTTATTATCTGGAAAACACAAAACCCGTGGACGGCCCTCCGCGGTCAGATGTACGATTACTACCTCGATCCCAATGCCTGCCTGTACGGCACCCGTAAAGGATCCACTCCGCTGCATGTGATGTGCGATCCTGCCGATGGCATGGTAATGATCGTAAACAATACGTTCAGCTATGCCCGCAACCTCATGCTGGAGCTGAAAGCATACGATATGCAGGGCCGCGATAGCCTGTTGACGCAGGTATTCGTAGAAGCAGGCCCATCTACAGTGCAGAAATATCTCAGTGTAAAACCGGTATTGGATAAGCTGAGAGACAAATCAGGGATATTTTTCTCGCTACGCCTCCTCGATGCTGAACAGCGCGTGGTAGACGAAAACCTCTATTGGCTGCCGGATGGTAAAGGGAATTACTCCGGCTTACAGCAGATGCCGGCCGCCGGAGTAAATGTTCATGCCGCACAGCTGAATGCCGACAGTATAGCCGTAACAATCAGCAACCCGGCCGGAAGCCCTGTCGCATTTTTTAACCGCATATCTTTGGTAGATGCTGCGCAGAAAAAACGTATCCTGCCGGTGTTTTACAGTGATAACTATATTTCTGTTCTGCCCGGCGAACAACGCACCATTGGTATCAGTGGCGTTTCCGCTGCCGGTAATAAGGACGCACAAATAGAAGTGTATGGTAATAATGTCAAAAAACAATATATAACCATTAGCCACTAG
- a CDS encoding DinB family protein, translating to MESNILTTAPVTAVITSEQLLSHWQGHRQLTRKLIEKFPADQFFTFSIGGMRPASALIMEMIGMGSSGVHGLATDQWTPMTTLLAHTGKTTPQNKEEYLELWDIVTEQIDDEWSKISEARFQETAKAFDQYEGTVISLLLYFIDNEIHHRGQATVYLRALGIEPPFFWDRY from the coding sequence ATGGAAAGCAACATCCTTACAACTGCCCCCGTTACAGCCGTTATTACATCAGAACAGTTATTGTCGCACTGGCAGGGCCACCGGCAACTGACCCGTAAACTGATTGAAAAATTTCCGGCCGATCAGTTCTTTACTTTTAGCATAGGCGGCATGCGCCCGGCCTCTGCTTTGATAATGGAGATGATTGGTATGGGATCATCTGGAGTGCACGGCCTGGCCACCGACCAATGGACGCCAATGACTACGCTGCTGGCTCATACCGGTAAAACAACTCCTCAAAACAAAGAAGAATATCTGGAGCTTTGGGATATTGTGACAGAACAAATCGATGATGAATGGTCAAAGATTTCCGAGGCCAGGTTCCAGGAAACCGCCAAAGCATTTGATCAGTATGAAGGTACCGTGATCAGTCTGCTGCTGTATTTTATCGATAATGAGATTCATCATCGTGGTCAGGCTACCGTATACCTCCGGGCATTAGGCATTGAACCGCCTTTCTTTTGGGACAGATACTAA
- a CDS encoding glycine zipper domain-containing protein gives MKTILIALAATVAVVSCNSNAQNNAAIEKAKRATIDSMNNVSAIKQQVVDSMNNLKHHHFRGNEAAPVMSSAGGGAAVSDPGYSAAPAATAPAAPTRTRKRFWKDWSHTAKGAVVGAGAGAITGAIVNPDHGKGAAIGTLIGAGVGAGTGALVDKKKRRQAQQ, from the coding sequence ATGAAAACGATACTTATAGCCTTAGCGGCAACTGTAGCTGTAGTTTCCTGTAACAGCAATGCACAGAATAATGCCGCCATTGAAAAGGCAAAAAGAGCTACCATTGATTCAATGAACAATGTAAGTGCAATTAAACAGCAAGTAGTTGATTCAATGAACAATCTTAAACATCATCACTTCCGTGGAAATGAAGCAGCGCCTGTAATGAGCAGCGCGGGTGGTGGAGCCGCAGTATCAGATCCTGGATATAGTGCAGCCCCTGCCGCAACAGCGCCAGCCGCTCCAACCCGTACAAGAAAACGGTTCTGGAAAGACTGGAGTCATACTGCTAAAGGAGCTGTAGTAGGTGCAGGCGCAGGTGCCATCACCGGAGCTATTGTAAATCCTGACCACGGAAAAGGCGCCGCTATCGGTACATTGATCGGAGCTGGTGTTGGTGCAGGTACAGGAGCACTGGTAGATAAGAAGAAAAGGAGACAGGCACAACAGTAA